Part of the Melospiza melodia melodia isolate bMelMel2 unplaced genomic scaffold, bMelMel2.pri scaffold_18, whole genome shotgun sequence genome is shown below.
aattggggccatgattgcaaaaacctctcacagagtctgtatcaaaagggaaacaccaagtaccttaaaaaaactgaagtaccttgaagcattaatgagccccactgagtgttgttactcataaagcctctccagggactaattacagcagataattggaggccatgattgcacaaacctctcagagacagcAAGACAAAAGCCAatcccaaagtcctttgaaaaacctgcagtccctacagggagcattaaggagcccccagagcaattgctgagcaaggctccccagggactccttccagcagatccttgaggccactgggatgtgggctaggggaggatgctgagggcaggacaaggggctgacagtgcccagcctgtctTGGGCAGTGCTAGGagaccccagggcctcaggacaaggtgtctcctcacagcccttggtggcacagaccctgctgtgccccaggacaccaagacttggcttctctttgtccccacctgccatcagtgcctgcagttctctgctctgcctggggcctggggacactttctcagtcgtgttcctcactgggacccattaaaagtccatggaactttggagttggattctgacttggagttctggagaggtttcttcagctccctctcagggactgatgttcagggcctgagcacaaagtcccagaggctcattaaagtccttgtgttgtgtctgtgctgctgagctgggctgggctcctggcacagaggcacctcctggtaagcaagaagagcttcaaaagcacatttctcttgatgagcagcttttctccagctcagcagggctggggcactgccttcaACCACCCcagacacagcacagaggcacagagagcttcaatcagtcagggctggaaaGGTGCCGAGAGgttcctggggcagaatcactgccaacccttggcacaggaacctctggctgcaggacaatgcagctgcagctcctggagccatcttctAAAGCTGGAATATCCCAATGCCTCCAGACCCTGTGAGTGCATTCTCTGATTgtgtcttgtgcagagcagccagggctgcccaggactgtcatgcagagcagggtcctgcagcccagggcgctgtgctggggcagggactctgctgcctgccagggacagctctcagccagccctggcagctgctcccagcatggggggacaaggtctgggtgggaggagacagctggtcaggcttggaagtgttttctttgtctgttgaggatgctgcattgttcaggactgctcccagcatgacctttaactgtagaatattttcaagtagattatacagggagcacagcaaggctggggctgcataaattggaaaatcttgcttttttaatctactgctttctgttgccaggatgaaaaaCTGCACAttgatattcatctctcagtcaaagttcagaaaaagaaaatagctttttctcagatcttactaagccaggcagtgacagaaacctgcacagggccccctagaagctgcatcagttttgctttttcagcctcctcagggttgttctgacagagccatcagagcctggagagcaagagctgccactgggcattgccagagctgggaggctctgcagggcagagctgagcccccagggctgggcttggctctggcagcactgcagggcccagccctgggcacagggaaggagcagctggcagggacagctccaggcagcagagccctgggcaggcagtggggggaaagtgcccccaggctgtgctgggatatttaaagtcctctccaaacacaaCTGTTCCATGATTGCTTTTTTTACAGATTCCCATGCCAAGGCAGTGCaactgtccaacagcagctccatcagccacttcctcctgctggcattggcagacacgcagcagctgcagctcctgcacttctgcctcttgctgggcatctccctggctgccctcctgggcaacggcctcatcatcagcgccgtagcctgcagccaccacctgcacacgcccatgttcttcttcctgctcaacctggccctcagcgacctgggctccatctgcaccactgtccccaaagccatgcacaattccctctgggacaccacgaccatctcctacactggatgtgctgcacagttatttctgtTTGTcctcttcattggagcagagctttccctcctgaccgtgatgtgctatgaccgctacgtgtccatctgcaaacccctgcactacgggaccctcctgggcagcagagcttgtgcccacatggcagcagctgcctgggccagtgcctttctcaatgctctcatgcatacagccaatacattttccctgcccctgtgccatggcaatgccctgggccagttcttctgtgaaatcccccagatgctcaagctctcctgctcacactcaaactACAGGGAACTTGAGCTTCTTGTTGTTACAGtctttttggtatttggttgttttgtgttcattgttttctcctatgtgcagatcttcagggctgtgctgaggatgccctctgagcagggacggcacaaagccttttccacctgcctccctcacctggctgtggtctccctgtttatcagcactggTATATTTTCCTACctaaagcccccctccatgtcctctccatcccttgatctggccctgtcagttctgtactcggtagTGACTCCAGccttgaaccccctcatctacagcctgaggaaccaggagctcaaggctgccgtGTGGAGATTGATGGCTGGATGCATTCAGAAAGACTAAATTAGATGACAATTTTTGCAAATCACTTGCAATAAAAGTCATCCTAGATAGCTCTTGTTGGTtttcttgctggttttttttccccttgattatagttttttcatattttccaaaagaaaagccacagttcattccaggcaggctgggggtaaacagcatggctggtgctctgcaagggccctggggcagacgggaaggagcagcagagcaggggctgatccatccccagtgcgctgcacagcccagggcagcgtccaagagcgtcctcatggagctgccaacaacatccctcctctgaAGCCCTGGTCTCTCCCCCGGCTCACACAGGtgtcccatccttgcaggcacacacatggcagcactggctcaggagcccctgtttgcattgcacacagcagggggagcacccccatgctgttggtgtggggacatgaacctgagggagcacaaatgccatcagtgcCTGTGGAGAACACCTGttctgagggcaacctgtcctaatattaaaaattgtgacaaacattgtgttaagcagctcagtcttttccttatctttagtttctatattctccactgcatccaatgaAGAGTAGAGACTCTTATCTCATGTTTTGCTATAAATTTTtttgtagaaatattttctattatttttcacagaagtggtcaggttaagctCAGTTTTAGCTTTCACagttcaacttttctttctgcatgacctaacaacattctTAAATACTTCCTAAGTTGACTGACCTTCTCTCCAAAGTTGATGCATCCTCTTCTTTCCCTTGAATTTCTGCAAAAGCTCCAAGGGcagccaggacagtaattttcctcaaTAGCTCATCTTTTGGCACACTGGGAAGGGCTTCTCCTTCCCCTTAAGCTTAccatcttgaaatgtgtccatccttcctggacccctttgctTTTAAGGCCTGTTTCCCTTAAAATAATCAGTacgtgatttggtattccccaaatATACATCCTAAACAGgctaaagtctgcccttcctaattccagtgtagaagttttgttgctgcccctccttctttcccagaacattgaaaacttgattatttcatgatcAGTGTGCCCAGGGTACCCTCTgacccccacatctgccaccagcccttctctgtttgtgaacagcagcagacagagctttccttggcagtgaggGAGTcaccaaaaattctgtaaaacagaaaactccttaacccaaATGCAGCATTAaggagcagcattctttattcagctggatgcgcGGGGGATAGCTCCTTCCACAGCTGTGCTtgctgagcacaggaaagtttctggttttttttctgtatttttcacacatattcattgattttccctgactaaacacacatatgataatcatttccccaaaatcattagcaCATTTCTCCTCACCTTTTTGCAagcgttcttctgtcctgggggtctctctggtggtccctggtggtcatggaccccaatgttcctgtgggcctaGCTaacctggcaggacactgaggctgctgaaattCCAGTTCCTCTTCTGACAGAATGGGCATTGTGTgatttccacaggcctggggttttggagaacaagctccaggtgtcagtttAGCTGGTGTAGACAATTAAGCATCTGGTGACATGAGGctacagagtgggctttgacatcacagagcaggttatGTGAGGtatttgagcagctatgacatcatatactgcccctgtgacatcacagagccatctgtgacatcagagggaagaggtctgacatcacagagcagactgtgacatcacagagttggctgtgaccagctgtgaccaaccatcagagatcagctgtgtgacattgtagaatgggctgtgacatcacagatttggctgtgacctcatagaccagctgtgtgacatcccagcagggctgtgtcaggtcactggttttgtcactctgccccagtttcccctcacagtttctcccaacaagtccaatgctgtccatgcccagcagggtccctgtcccccaggatccccccagcccacctggagccacagcctccaccaaaggatgttccacacgaTCCactccagagcctgacatggggacaaggggccagggctgtgtgatcAGGACagcaaggacggggattatccaggtcactg
Proteins encoded:
- the LOC134433379 gene encoding olfactory receptor 14A16-like translates to NGLIISAVACSHHLHTPMFFFLLNLALSDLGSICTTVPKAMHNSLWDTTTISYTGCAAQLFLFVLFIGAELSLLTVMCYDRYVSICKPLHYGTLLGSRACAHMAAAAWASAFLNALMHTANTFSLPLCHGNALGQFFCEIPQMLKLSCSHSNYRELELLVVTVFLVFGCFVFIVFSYVQIFRAVLRMPSEQGRHKAFSTCLPHLAVVSLFISTGIFSYLKPPSMSSPSLDLALSVLYSVVTPALNPLIYSLRNQELKAAVWRLMAGCIQKD